Proteins encoded together in one Tripterygium wilfordii isolate XIE 37 chromosome 14, ASM1340144v1, whole genome shotgun sequence window:
- the LOC120014146 gene encoding uncharacterized protein LOC120014146: MVSKTALKARKKIGFVDGTLKTPDEADPSYQDWIQVDSLVKTWITNCVSPDIMVSVSTARKSHELWTYLKNRYSAANPTRDFELTHAISTIKQADSPVTEYYARIKSLWDELYQYKQLPVCRCGSCKCGVDKISMAQQNKEKPLQFLMGLDDHYEHVTNQILLMDPLPDVNKAFAQIGQVERKQIVNQSTKKNLIQKDSEVQEQMVMQVTSQPVGKNRFNGARNSKRNNNEKLFCKYCKKTNHTVDKCFKLVGYPADYEFTNKRQKQGGSNFNEKRGAYTANQVDASIQSQQSNSNQLSNDQCQQLITYLKCAWLIICKHHINSFVTLPNGTKHKVSHIGQMHDLITLKKIGMGVMHEGLYQLLEELKPEKKIDGLVNATLTDFVWHKRLGHPSPKVVMFVP; encoded by the exons ATGGTATCGAAGACAG CTCTTAAAGCGAGGAAAAAAATCGGCTTTGTGGATGGGACTCTCAAAACTCCAGATGAAGCTGATCCAAGTTATCAAGATTGGATACAAGTTGATAGCTTGGTGAAGACCTGGATCACCAATTGTGTCTCACCAGACATTATGGTGAGTGTCTCCACTGCAAGGAAGTCGCATGAGCTGTGGACATACCTCAAAAACAGGTATTCCGCTGCTAACCCAACCAGAGATTTTGAGCTAACACATGCTATTTCAACAATTAAGCAGGCAGACTCACCTGTAACTGAGTATTATGCAAGGATCAAATCACTCTGGGATGAGTTATATCAGTACAAACAACTACCCGTATGTAGATGTGGAAGCTGCAAATGTGGTGTTGATAAAATTTCTATGGCTCAACAAAACAAGGAGAAGCCGTTACAATTTCTCATGGGTCTGGATGATCATTATGAACATGTCACAAACCAAATTCTTCTTATGGATCCACTGCCAGATGTGAATAAGGCTTTTGCACAGATTGGTCAAgtggaaagaaaacaaattgtCAATCAAAGCACCAAGAAGAATCTCATTCAGAAGGATTCTGAGGTTCAAGAGCAGATGGTGATGCAAGTCACTTCTCAACCTGTAGGAAAAAATCGTTTCAATGgagcaagaaattcaaaaaGGAACAACAATGAGAAGCTCTTCTGCAAGTATTGCAAGAAGACAAACCACACAGTGGATAAGTGTTTCAAATTAGTAGGATACCCTGCGGATTATGAATTTACAAACAAAAGGCAGAAGCAAGGAGGTTCAAACTTTAATGAGAAAAGAGGAGCATACACTGCAAATCAAGTGGATGCAAGCATACAAAGCCAGCAAAGCAACTCTAATCAATTGTCTAATGATCAGTGTCAACAGCTTATAACCTATTTGAAG TGTGCATGGTTGATTATTTGCAAGCATCATATAAATTCGTTTGTTACATTGCCAAATGGAACAAAACATAAAGTCAGCCATATAGGACAG ATGCATGATTTAATCACTTTGAAGAAAATTGGGATGGGAGTCATGCATGAGGGACTATATCAACTTTTGGAAGAGTTGAAAcctgagaagaaaattgatggatTGGTTAATGCAACTCTGACAGATTTTGTATGGCATAAGAGATTGGGACATCCATCTCCTAAGGTTGTGATGTTTGTCCCCTAG
- the LOC120015490 gene encoding uncharacterized protein LOC120015490 — protein MGFAKEGKSKRFLRGLKTVFFLITMVISFLVFTAPVLVVIADTLLPSALLSASLSSSSSSPQIISSHLNNYHFRYSLIDIPLISILRSAIIICVYSFCDGPRLSRGPYLGITMICSVVSLIFVSVKASYVFSIGNIERNGDGCVKAMEIALFLCSLVLAIAHMVVAYRTSCKERRKLLVYKIDIEAVSACKNVFSGYQKILQEERVK, from the exons ATGGGTTTTGCAAAAGAAGGGAAATCAAAGAGATTTTTAAGAGGATTGAAGACTGTTTTCTTCTTGATAACTATGGTGATCTCTTTCCTTGTATTCACAGCACCAGTTCTTGTTGTCATAGCAGACACTCTTCTCCCCTCTGCTCTTCTATCtgcctctctttcttcttcttcttcatcaccaCAAATAATCTCTTCCCATCTCAATAACTATCATTTCAGATACTCCCTCATCGACATTCCCCTAATCTCCATACTCAGATCAGCCATCATAATCT GTGTGTACAGCTTTTGTGATGGGCCAAGGCTTTCAAGAGGGCCATATTTGGGGATCACAATGATATGTAGTGTGGTTTCTTTGATATTTGTTTCAGTCAAGGCTTCATATGTGTTTAGCATCGGTAATATTGAAAGAAATGGAGATGGGTGTGTTAAAGCTATGGAGATTGCTCTGTTTTTGTGTTCTCTGGTTCTTGCAATTGCTCATATGGTTGTTGCATATAGAACTAGTTGCAAGGAGAGAAGAAAGCTTCTTGTTTACAAGATTGACATTGAAGCT GTTTCAGCTTGCAAAAATGTGTTCTCCGGATATCAAAAGATTCTCCAAGAAGAAAGAGTGAAGTAA